A stretch of Anaeromyxobacter dehalogenans 2CP-1 DNA encodes these proteins:
- the priA gene encoding replication restart helicase PriA: MLVEVAVAAAVRGTFTYRVPSSLAAEVALGQRVAVPFGRSRRATGYVVGFPAAPPEGFELRDVVEVLDRFPPFTPKLVELLRWAEEYYLVPPGELLRAALPPGLNARRGAPAPTRRGVEYAAPAADAAASLGALGRAAAQRAILEYLLARGRIPVEELRAAFPRGRPALSALAKRGLVTLETETPVATAGVLPASAAAPAALTAAQAAALAEIDAAAGTFQAFLLHGVTGSGKTEVYLQAIARARAAGRGALVLVPEIALTPQLSGRFRARFGDDVALLHSGLSDAERHAEWLRLRRGEARICVGVRSAIFAPVQDLAVLVVDEEHDGSFKQEDGPAYHARDLAVVRAKREDAVLILGSATPSLETLENARRGRYRKLDLPARIDDRPMPDVELVDLSKLRRAGVTGLPGLLSPRLCAALEDTLAAGQQAIVFLNRRGYETLVVCEVCGAEARCPDCSVSLTHHARRGVLMCHYCGRTEPMSARCAACGGVRFGVGVGTEQVEEAVRSLLPRARVARLDRDVVSSADDTAAVLARFARRDADVLVGTQMVTKGHDFPGVTLVGVVLADTALALPDFRAAERTFQLLTQVAGRAGRGAEAGRVIVQTFNPATPAVALAATHDYAAFAEGELERRRAFGYPPYGRMMAARVEGTEDGARRTAEALARAARPALAGEVAMLGPAPAAIERIRGKSRWHLLFRAPSPPSLFRVHAALARVAQRPPGGAAIRFDMDPYSML, translated from the coding sequence GTGCTCGTCGAGGTCGCCGTCGCCGCCGCGGTCCGCGGCACCTTCACCTACCGCGTGCCGTCGTCGCTCGCGGCGGAGGTGGCGCTCGGGCAGCGCGTCGCGGTGCCGTTCGGGAGGAGCCGGCGGGCCACGGGCTACGTGGTCGGCTTCCCCGCCGCGCCGCCCGAGGGGTTCGAGCTGCGCGACGTGGTCGAGGTCCTCGATCGGTTCCCGCCGTTCACGCCGAAGCTGGTGGAGCTGCTGCGTTGGGCCGAGGAGTACTACCTCGTGCCGCCCGGCGAGCTCCTGCGGGCCGCGCTGCCGCCCGGCCTGAACGCGCGCCGCGGGGCGCCGGCCCCGACGCGGCGCGGGGTGGAGTACGCCGCCCCGGCGGCCGACGCCGCCGCGTCGCTCGGCGCGCTGGGCCGCGCCGCCGCGCAGCGCGCGATCCTCGAGTACCTGCTCGCCCGCGGACGGATCCCGGTGGAGGAGCTGCGCGCCGCGTTCCCGCGCGGGCGCCCCGCCCTCTCCGCGCTCGCGAAGCGCGGGCTGGTGACGCTCGAGACCGAGACGCCGGTCGCGACCGCGGGCGTGCTCCCCGCGAGCGCGGCCGCGCCGGCGGCGCTCACCGCGGCCCAGGCGGCGGCGCTGGCGGAGATCGACGCGGCCGCCGGCACGTTCCAGGCCTTCCTGCTCCACGGCGTCACCGGCTCGGGCAAGACCGAGGTCTACCTGCAGGCCATCGCCCGCGCGCGCGCCGCCGGGCGCGGCGCGCTGGTGCTCGTCCCGGAGATCGCGCTCACCCCGCAGCTCTCCGGCCGCTTCCGCGCGCGCTTCGGCGACGACGTGGCGCTGCTCCACTCCGGGCTGTCCGACGCCGAGCGCCACGCCGAGTGGCTGCGCCTCCGCCGCGGCGAGGCGCGGATCTGCGTCGGCGTGCGCAGCGCCATCTTCGCGCCGGTGCAGGACCTGGCGGTGCTGGTGGTGGACGAGGAGCACGACGGGAGCTTCAAGCAGGAGGACGGCCCGGCCTACCACGCCCGCGACCTCGCGGTGGTGCGCGCGAAGCGCGAGGACGCGGTGCTGATCCTGGGCTCCGCCACCCCCTCGCTGGAGACGCTGGAGAACGCGCGCCGCGGCCGGTACCGCAAGCTCGACCTGCCCGCCCGCATCGACGACCGCCCCATGCCCGACGTGGAGCTGGTGGACCTGTCGAAGCTGCGGCGCGCCGGCGTGACCGGGCTGCCCGGCCTGCTCTCGCCGCGGCTTTGCGCCGCCCTGGAGGACACCCTCGCGGCCGGCCAGCAGGCCATCGTGTTCCTCAACCGCCGCGGGTACGAGACGCTGGTGGTCTGCGAGGTCTGCGGCGCCGAGGCCCGCTGCCCGGACTGCTCGGTGTCGCTCACCCACCACGCGCGCCGTGGCGTCCTCATGTGCCACTACTGCGGCCGGACAGAGCCGATGAGCGCGCGCTGCGCCGCGTGCGGCGGGGTGCGCTTCGGCGTGGGCGTCGGCACCGAGCAGGTGGAGGAGGCGGTGCGCTCGCTGCTGCCGCGCGCGCGGGTGGCGCGGCTCGATCGCGACGTGGTCTCGAGCGCCGACGACACCGCCGCGGTGCTGGCGCGGTTCGCGCGCCGGGACGCCGACGTGCTGGTGGGCACGCAGATGGTGACGAAGGGTCACGACTTCCCCGGCGTCACCCTGGTCGGCGTGGTGCTCGCCGACACCGCGCTGGCGCTGCCGGACTTCCGCGCCGCCGAGCGCACCTTCCAGCTCCTCACCCAGGTGGCCGGGCGCGCCGGGCGCGGGGCCGAGGCCGGGCGGGTGATCGTGCAGACGTTCAACCCCGCCACCCCGGCGGTCGCGCTCGCCGCCACCCACGACTACGCCGCGTTCGCGGAGGGTGAGCTGGAGCGGCGCCGCGCGTTCGGTTACCCGCCCTACGGGCGGATGATGGCGGCGCGGGTGGAGGGGACCGAGGACGGCGCGCGCCGCACCGCCGAGGCGCTGGCGCGGGCGGCCCGGCCGGCGCTGGCCGGCGAGGTGGCCATGCTCGGCCCGGCGCCGGCCGCCATCGAGCGGATCCGCGGGAAGAGCCGCTGGCACCTGCTGTTCCGCGCCCCCTCGCCGCCGTCGCTGTTCCGGGTCCACGCCGCGCTGGCGCGGGTGGCGCAGCGGCCGCCCGGCGGCGCCGCGATCCGCTTCGACATGGACCCGTACTCGATGTTGTAG
- a CDS encoding DUF4388 domain-containing protein, which yields MPRILLVDDDIAEISAVKRVLLRAGHAPALATSAADALAALEGAAPDLVVLAAACDGGEALALARRVAEDAATAHVPMIIVGEADPLPRGARRLPRPIDPAQLQEEVAARLGPSAAAPAPRSSAPAAPARPGPASGAGTDPGAARRAAAEALRARAEELRRSGGGSAVPAPPPRAAATAAPKPAVPGPAARPAVPAASPAGRGAPEPAPKRAASAAPAGPRAPARSGRPGATPTAGARAAPGPTDRLDALAPADALAGALAAGPATGGDLGLADEDGLDALLRRLEAGDDVSGPEEASPPDAADRAVQALADLFDDAPLPAPVPVRAPQSAEAPRHREARRADAAPPRAPAAAASRAPAVTPAAAAARAPDVAPAPTAAARAGSPARPGAELRAAADAAAARAAEPDARARAEADQEALRARGAEEKAAAEAEARRRAEEELQRVRAQLEDERRSAEQRLATVMERAAAEESAAEELRRVAEEDARRRAEEEEEKLRAAIASARAEMEALRRRGEEEARRRAEAEAELRRLAELSRPPAAVPPRAPAGFPFPPAPPVPAPEPFLPSFEPPAAAAPAPADPAEDAARRRVAALRGAAPASPAPRPAAAPAADDDAAPAPPPAELRAGTLADLPAPRLLALAARVRLAGRLDFQGELARSLWFEDGRVVGASSADPAERVEELALRFGLVTRDQHRLVAAAAAALPTRRAALLLLERGFLKPTELTGLARRRTEEVVSGVFADGAARFRWVAQAVPADERTALERGPLALAVEGVRRRWRAAEVEALLGGPGTLLGPAEDAPDETELGLSAEERRVVALADGLRTLDEIVQESPLDGLSTRQALAALVAVGALSVRLLQTGRPAPASDAIDLARVREKLDQVRRADYFTVLGVGRLCTPHEVRDAADRLAAELHPERFAALRDPAVTEALQEIQQVVLDARDVLADDRLRQEYLRGLGDAR from the coding sequence TTGCCCCGGATCCTCCTGGTCGACGACGACATCGCCGAGATATCGGCCGTGAAGCGCGTGCTCCTGCGCGCGGGGCACGCGCCGGCGCTCGCCACCAGCGCCGCCGACGCCCTCGCCGCGCTGGAGGGTGCCGCGCCCGACCTCGTCGTGCTCGCGGCCGCGTGCGACGGCGGCGAGGCGCTGGCGCTGGCGCGGCGCGTGGCGGAGGACGCGGCGACCGCCCACGTCCCGATGATCATCGTGGGCGAGGCCGACCCGCTCCCGCGCGGCGCCCGGCGCCTGCCGCGCCCCATCGACCCGGCGCAGCTGCAGGAGGAGGTCGCGGCCCGGCTCGGACCTTCGGCCGCCGCCCCCGCGCCGCGGTCCTCTGCCCCGGCGGCGCCCGCGCGCCCCGGCCCGGCGAGCGGCGCCGGGACGGATCCCGGCGCCGCGCGGCGCGCCGCCGCCGAGGCGCTGCGCGCGCGGGCCGAGGAGCTGCGCCGGAGCGGCGGCGGCTCCGCCGTGCCGGCGCCACCGCCCCGCGCCGCGGCGACCGCCGCACCGAAGCCGGCCGTGCCGGGACCGGCCGCGCGCCCCGCGGTGCCGGCCGCGTCGCCGGCCGGGCGTGGCGCGCCGGAGCCCGCGCCGAAGCGGGCCGCCTCCGCCGCCCCCGCGGGCCCGCGCGCGCCGGCCCGCTCCGGGCGCCCCGGCGCGACCCCGACCGCCGGCGCGCGGGCGGCGCCCGGCCCCACGGACCGGCTCGATGCGCTCGCCCCGGCCGACGCGCTCGCCGGCGCGCTCGCCGCCGGGCCGGCGACCGGGGGCGACCTCGGCCTCGCCGACGAGGACGGGCTGGACGCGCTGCTGCGCCGGCTCGAGGCAGGCGACGACGTCTCGGGGCCGGAAGAGGCGTCGCCGCCGGACGCGGCCGACCGCGCCGTCCAGGCGCTGGCCGATCTGTTCGACGACGCCCCCCTGCCCGCGCCGGTGCCGGTGCGCGCGCCGCAGTCCGCCGAGGCCCCCCGTCACCGCGAGGCGCGGCGCGCCGACGCCGCGCCACCCCGCGCCCCCGCCGCCGCGGCCTCCCGTGCACCCGCCGTCACCCCTGCCGCCGCGGCCGCGCGCGCGCCCGACGTCGCTCCCGCCCCCACCGCCGCGGCACGCGCCGGGTCGCCCGCGCGACCGGGCGCCGAGCTCCGCGCGGCAGCGGACGCCGCGGCCGCTCGCGCCGCGGAGCCCGACGCCCGGGCCCGCGCCGAGGCCGACCAGGAGGCGCTCCGCGCCCGCGGGGCGGAGGAGAAGGCCGCCGCCGAGGCCGAGGCCCGCCGCCGCGCCGAGGAGGAGCTGCAGCGCGTGCGCGCGCAGCTCGAGGACGAGCGGCGCAGCGCGGAGCAGCGCCTCGCCACGGTGATGGAGCGCGCCGCCGCCGAGGAGTCCGCGGCGGAGGAGCTGCGCCGCGTCGCGGAGGAGGACGCCCGGCGCCGGGCCGAGGAGGAGGAGGAGAAGCTCCGGGCCGCCATCGCGAGCGCGCGCGCCGAGATGGAGGCGCTGCGCCGCCGCGGCGAGGAGGAGGCGCGCCGCCGCGCCGAGGCGGAGGCCGAGCTGCGCCGCCTCGCCGAGCTGTCCCGCCCCCCGGCCGCCGTGCCGCCGCGGGCGCCCGCCGGGTTCCCGTTCCCACCCGCGCCGCCCGTGCCCGCGCCGGAGCCGTTCCTGCCGAGCTTCGAGCCGCCCGCGGCGGCGGCCCCCGCCCCTGCCGACCCGGCCGAGGACGCCGCCCGCCGCCGCGTGGCCGCGCTCCGCGGCGCCGCCCCCGCTTCCCCCGCGCCCCGGCCCGCCGCCGCGCCCGCAGCCGACGACGACGCGGCGCCCGCGCCGCCGCCGGCCGAGCTGCGCGCCGGCACGCTCGCCGACCTCCCCGCGCCGCGCCTCCTCGCGCTCGCCGCCCGCGTTCGGCTCGCGGGCCGGCTCGACTTCCAGGGCGAGCTGGCGCGCTCGCTGTGGTTCGAGGACGGCCGCGTGGTGGGCGCCTCCAGCGCGGATCCCGCGGAGCGCGTCGAGGAGCTGGCGCTGCGCTTCGGCCTCGTCACCCGCGACCAGCACCGGCTGGTGGCGGCGGCCGCCGCGGCGCTGCCCACCCGCCGCGCCGCGCTGCTGCTGCTCGAGCGCGGCTTCCTGAAGCCGACCGAGCTCACCGGCCTCGCCCGGCGCCGCACCGAGGAGGTGGTCTCCGGCGTCTTCGCCGACGGCGCCGCCCGGTTCCGCTGGGTCGCGCAGGCGGTCCCGGCGGACGAGCGCACCGCGCTGGAGCGGGGCCCGCTGGCGCTCGCGGTCGAGGGGGTGCGCCGCCGCTGGCGCGCCGCGGAGGTGGAGGCGCTGCTGGGAGGGCCGGGCACGCTGCTCGGGCCGGCCGAGGACGCGCCGGACGAGACGGAGCTCGGGCTCTCGGCCGAGGAGCGGCGCGTGGTGGCGCTCGCCGACGGCCTGCGCACGCTCGACGAGATCGTCCAGGAGAGCCCGCTCGACGGCCTCTCCACCCGCCAGGCGCTCGCCGCGCTGGTGGCGGTGGGCGCCCTGTCCGTGCGGCTGTTGCAGACCGGCCGGCCGGCGCCGGCCTCCGACGCCATCGATCTCGCCCGCGTCCGGGAGAAGCTCGATCAGGTCCGGCGCGCCGACTACTTCACGGTCCTGGGCGTGGGCCGGCTCTGCACGCCGCACGAGGTGCGGGACGCGGCGGACCGGCTGGCCGCCGAGCTCCACCCGGAGCGCTTCGCGGCGCTGCGCGATCCCGCGGTCACCGAGGCGCTGCAGGAGATCCAGCAGGTGGTGCTCGACGCGCGCGACGTGCTGGCCGACGATCGCCTGCGCCAGGAGTACCTGCGCGGGCTCGGCGACGCCCGCTGA
- a CDS encoding Stp1/IreP family PP2C-type Ser/Thr phosphatase — translation MATALTPQSAERYAPRVAATPVLTIAAHGVTDVGQRRDHNEDAFLVDPALGLYVVADGMGGHAGGGTASRLAVETIQESIRAARDGAPEVFEGANGVEDSRLPDLLRDAVEAACARIFQTAQDAPELAGMGTTVTAALIDGRVAFVAHVGDSRCYLLREGRIYQVSEDHSLVNEQLKAGTISADEAKHSRFKNIITRSVGFEAQVQVDLMGLELEDGDGLVICCDGLSNLVDDDEILQIVDECPIDASPARLVELANDRGGDDNITVIVIRAGREPILAG, via the coding sequence ATGGCAACCGCGTTGACCCCTCAGTCTGCGGAAAGGTACGCTCCGCGCGTGGCGGCCACGCCTGTCCTGACGATCGCTGCCCACGGCGTCACGGACGTCGGCCAGCGGCGCGATCACAACGAGGACGCGTTCCTGGTCGATCCCGCGCTGGGGCTGTACGTGGTCGCCGACGGCATGGGCGGCCACGCGGGCGGCGGCACGGCATCCCGGCTCGCGGTCGAGACCATCCAGGAGTCGATCCGCGCGGCGCGCGACGGCGCGCCGGAGGTGTTCGAGGGGGCGAACGGGGTCGAGGACAGCCGCCTCCCGGACCTGCTCCGCGACGCGGTCGAGGCGGCCTGCGCGCGGATCTTCCAGACGGCCCAGGACGCTCCCGAGCTCGCCGGGATGGGGACCACCGTCACCGCGGCGCTCATCGACGGCCGGGTGGCGTTCGTGGCGCACGTGGGCGACAGCCGCTGCTACCTGCTGCGCGAGGGGCGCATCTACCAGGTCTCCGAGGACCACTCGCTCGTCAACGAGCAGCTCAAGGCCGGCACCATCAGCGCCGACGAGGCGAAGCACAGCCGCTTCAAGAACATCATCACTCGATCGGTGGGGTTCGAGGCGCAGGTCCAGGTCGATCTCATGGGCCTCGAGCTCGAGGACGGCGACGGGCTCGTGATCTGCTGCGACGGCCTGTCCAACCTGGTGGACGACGACGAGATCCTCCAGATCGTGGACGAATGCCCCATCGACGCGTCGCCGGCGCGCCTGGTCGAGCTCGCGAACGATCGCGGCGGCGACGACAACATCACCGTGATCGTGATCCGGGCGGGCCGCGAGCCGATCCTGGCCGGCTGA
- a CDS encoding NAD(+)/NADH kinase, with translation MDGHPCPVPKRVGIVHKVSSAEASETAVYVGQFLEGKGVEVLRDEAEVARSADLVVVLGGDGTLIHAAGLLDGRPVPILGVNMGSLGFMTEVPQSGMYAAMDDVLAGRATLSERMKLRVHLHRGGSSERALDAEVLNDVVIAKGALSRMVELDTRCSGEYVTTYKADGIIVATPTGSTAYALAANGPIMYPTMRGVIIAPICPHMLTQRPLVVPDEEKIEILLVNDSEVFMTLDGQSGVKLERGDRIQVKQSYNRVLLVRNKSLDFFGILRAKLRWGER, from the coding sequence ATGGACGGCCATCCGTGTCCCGTGCCGAAGCGCGTGGGGATCGTGCACAAGGTCTCGAGCGCCGAGGCGTCGGAGACGGCGGTGTACGTGGGGCAGTTCCTCGAGGGGAAGGGCGTCGAGGTGCTCCGCGACGAGGCGGAGGTGGCGCGCTCCGCCGACCTGGTGGTGGTGCTCGGCGGCGACGGCACGCTCATCCACGCCGCCGGCCTGCTCGACGGCCGCCCGGTGCCCATCCTCGGCGTGAACATGGGGAGCCTCGGCTTCATGACCGAGGTCCCGCAGAGCGGCATGTACGCGGCGATGGACGACGTGCTGGCCGGGCGCGCCACGCTGTCCGAGCGCATGAAGCTGCGCGTGCACCTGCACCGCGGCGGCAGCTCCGAGCGCGCGCTCGACGCCGAGGTGCTGAACGACGTGGTGATCGCGAAGGGCGCGCTGTCGCGCATGGTCGAGCTCGACACCCGCTGCTCCGGCGAGTACGTCACGACCTACAAGGCGGACGGCATCATCGTCGCGACGCCCACCGGCTCGACCGCCTACGCGCTCGCCGCGAACGGGCCCATCATGTACCCGACCATGCGCGGCGTGATCATCGCGCCGATCTGCCCGCACATGCTCACGCAGCGGCCGCTGGTGGTGCCGGACGAGGAGAAGATCGAGATCCTGCTGGTGAACGACAGCGAGGTCTTCATGACGCTGGACGGCCAGAGCGGCGTGAAGCTCGAGCGCGGCGACCGGATCCAGGTGAAGCAGTCGTACAACCGCGTGCTGCTGGTGCGGAACAAGTCGCTCGACTTCTTCGGGATCCTGCGCGCGAAGCTGCGCTGGGGCGAGCGCTGA
- a CDS encoding YqiA/YcfP family alpha/beta fold hydrolase — MLLYLHGFASGPSSTKARALASRFADAGVHLETPDLTPGDDGFERSSPSSMLAIAERLLDEAAPPHAIIGSSLGGYLAAVAASRDPSIERLVLMAPAFRLFERWSRRLGPADLEGWRARGLEVDHFASGRRRRLGWQFFEDAQGWPAFPEVRVPTLCIAGRRDETIPLEDVAAFVARTPGARLVEVDDGHELTGSLDLIFEEARAFLRPVTGR, encoded by the coding sequence ATGCTCCTGTACCTGCACGGCTTCGCCTCCGGGCCCTCCTCGACCAAGGCCCGCGCGCTGGCCTCGCGCTTCGCGGACGCGGGCGTCCACCTGGAGACGCCGGATCTCACCCCCGGTGACGACGGCTTCGAGCGCTCCTCGCCGTCCTCCATGCTGGCGATCGCGGAGCGGCTGCTCGACGAGGCGGCGCCGCCGCACGCGATCATCGGCAGCTCGCTGGGCGGCTACCTCGCGGCGGTGGCGGCCTCGCGCGATCCGTCCATCGAGCGGCTGGTGCTGATGGCCCCGGCGTTCCGGCTGTTCGAGCGCTGGTCGCGCCGCCTCGGGCCGGCCGACCTCGAGGGCTGGCGCGCGCGGGGGCTCGAGGTGGACCACTTCGCCTCCGGCCGGAGGCGGCGCCTCGGGTGGCAGTTCTTCGAGGACGCCCAGGGCTGGCCGGCGTTCCCCGAGGTGCGGGTGCCCACGCTCTGCATCGCCGGCCGGCGCGACGAGACCATCCCGCTCGAGGACGTGGCCGCGTTCGTCGCGCGCACGCCGGGCGCGCGCCTCGTCGAGGTGGACGACGGGCACGAGCTGACGGGCTCGCTCGACCTCATCTTCGAGGAGGCGCGGGCGTTCCTGCGGCCGGTGACCGGACGGTAG
- a CDS encoding replication-associated recombination protein A translates to MDLFDRAVADDPSGKPLAERMRPRRLEDFAGQEHVLGPGTALRRSIEADQVPSLILWGPPGTGKTTLARIVAQRTGADFVPFSAVLGGVKEIREIVAAARDRRRMHRKRTILFVDEIHRFTRAQQDAFLPHVEDGTITLIGATTENPSFEVNAALLSRCRVATLRALTEDEVAALLDRAVAAPEGLAGAVALTPEARDTIARLSYGDARKALNALEVSAAAVRLAGRPAVEKADAEEALQARTVNYDKQGEEHYNVVSAFIKSLRGSDPDAAVYYMVRMLEAGEDPRFVLRRMVIFASEDVGNADPQALQVAVSALQAVELVGLPEGVLPMSQAAIYLALAPKSNTAIAAYGNARRLVRERGPLPVPLKLRNAPTKLMEGLGYGGGYRYPHNFEGHYVAEEYLPDALRGEQVVQLSENGLEKALGERLRALREKAGK, encoded by the coding sequence ATGGACCTCTTCGATCGCGCCGTCGCGGACGACCCGAGCGGCAAGCCGCTCGCCGAGCGGATGCGCCCCCGCCGCCTGGAGGATTTCGCCGGCCAGGAGCACGTCCTGGGCCCCGGCACCGCGCTGCGGCGCTCGATCGAGGCGGACCAGGTGCCGTCGCTCATCCTGTGGGGCCCGCCGGGCACCGGGAAGACCACGCTGGCGCGCATCGTGGCGCAGCGCACCGGCGCGGACTTCGTGCCGTTCAGCGCGGTGCTGGGCGGGGTGAAGGAGATTCGCGAGATCGTGGCCGCGGCGCGCGACCGGCGCCGCATGCACCGCAAGCGCACCATCCTGTTCGTCGACGAGATCCACCGCTTCACCCGCGCGCAGCAGGACGCGTTCCTGCCGCACGTGGAGGACGGGACCATCACGCTCATCGGCGCCACCACCGAGAACCCGTCGTTCGAGGTGAACGCCGCGCTCCTGTCGCGCTGCCGCGTCGCGACGCTGCGGGCGCTCACCGAGGACGAGGTGGCGGCGCTGCTCGATCGCGCCGTGGCGGCGCCGGAGGGGCTGGCGGGCGCGGTCGCGCTCACGCCCGAGGCCCGCGACACCATCGCCCGCCTCAGCTACGGCGACGCGCGCAAGGCGCTGAACGCGCTCGAGGTGTCGGCCGCGGCGGTGCGGCTCGCCGGCCGCCCCGCGGTGGAGAAGGCCGACGCGGAAGAGGCGCTGCAGGCACGCACCGTCAACTACGACAAGCAGGGCGAGGAGCACTACAACGTCGTCTCCGCGTTCATCAAGTCGCTCCGTGGCTCGGACCCGGACGCCGCCGTCTACTACATGGTCCGGATGCTGGAGGCGGGCGAGGACCCGCGCTTCGTGCTCCGGCGGATGGTGATCTTCGCGTCCGAGGACGTGGGCAACGCCGACCCGCAGGCGCTGCAGGTGGCGGTGTCGGCGCTGCAGGCGGTCGAGCTGGTGGGGCTGCCGGAGGGCGTGCTGCCCATGAGCCAGGCCGCCATCTACCTGGCGCTCGCGCCCAAGTCGAACACCGCCATCGCCGCCTACGGCAACGCGCGGCGCCTGGTGCGCGAGCGCGGGCCGCTGCCGGTGCCGCTCAAGCTCCGCAACGCGCCCACCAAGCTGATGGAGGGGCTCGGCTACGGCGGCGGCTACCGATACCCGCACAACTTCGAGGGCCACTACGTGGCCGAGGAGTACCTGCCCGACGCGCTCCGTGGCGAGCAGGTGGTCCAGCTCTCCGAGAATGGCCTGGAGAAGGCGCTGGGCGAGCGGCTCCGGGCGCTGCGGGAGAAGGCCGGGAAGTAG
- the recN gene encoding DNA repair protein RecN — protein MLTTLRISGLAVVDAVEVRFGPGLNVLTGETGAGKSILVNALHLVLGGRMTADVLREGADEAVVEALFELPAAHPVFGRLDAAGLPIRPEPGAVSCELLVRRVAARGGRGRAFVNGALCTVSMLETALRGVVDISGQHEHVSLLDPSVHLELLDAFAGLDAISENGAEPTLLRYRAAHAALAALVREREALAADEGERARRADYLAFQLRELESADPRPGELESLEDERRVLASAEKLREAARAAEALAYGEEGSASERVGQAARALAEASLLDRRLEAPLGLLRSAAVELEEAGRELGRYAEAVGGDPERLASVEDRHELLRALARKHGGTLEGAIARRDQMRGELARLQGGGERLAVVQAEIEQRGREAARLAAALSRARAEAAQAFAEAVRRELAGLAMGRCRLEVALLPPEAGVEVGGKLLGPAGAERAEILIAPNPGEPPRGLGRIASGGELSRLLLAVKRTISRRDPVATYVFDEVDAGIGGAVAEAMGRVLSDVSKGRQVICITHLPQVAAFADRHHRVEKRVAGGRTHTGVELLGDDAGRRQEVARMMAGVTVTASALEHAAALMAAARQPAAPPVAAERGRRAVPARAAARRVARAG, from the coding sequence ATGCTCACGACGCTGCGCATCTCCGGCCTCGCCGTCGTCGACGCGGTGGAGGTCCGGTTCGGCCCCGGGCTGAACGTGCTCACCGGCGAGACGGGCGCCGGCAAGTCGATCCTGGTGAACGCGCTCCACCTCGTGCTGGGCGGCCGCATGACCGCGGACGTGCTGCGCGAGGGCGCCGACGAGGCGGTGGTCGAGGCGCTGTTCGAGCTCCCCGCCGCGCACCCGGTGTTCGGCCGCCTCGACGCCGCCGGGCTCCCGATCCGGCCCGAGCCGGGCGCGGTGAGCTGCGAGCTCCTGGTGCGGCGCGTGGCGGCGCGCGGCGGCCGCGGGCGCGCCTTCGTGAACGGGGCCCTGTGCACCGTCTCGATGCTGGAGACGGCGCTGCGGGGCGTGGTGGACATCTCCGGCCAGCACGAGCACGTGTCGCTGCTCGATCCCTCGGTGCACCTCGAGCTGCTCGACGCGTTCGCCGGCCTGGACGCGATCTCGGAAAACGGCGCGGAGCCGACCCTCCTCCGGTACCGCGCCGCGCACGCGGCGCTCGCCGCCCTCGTCCGCGAGCGGGAAGCGCTCGCCGCGGACGAGGGCGAGCGGGCGCGGCGGGCGGACTACCTCGCGTTCCAGCTCCGCGAGCTGGAGTCGGCCGATCCCAGGCCGGGCGAGCTGGAGTCCCTCGAGGACGAGCGGCGCGTGCTCGCCTCGGCCGAGAAGCTGCGCGAGGCCGCGCGGGCTGCCGAGGCGCTGGCGTACGGCGAGGAGGGGAGCGCCTCGGAGCGGGTGGGACAGGCGGCGCGCGCGCTCGCCGAGGCGTCGCTGCTCGACCGCCGCCTGGAGGCGCCGCTCGGGCTGCTGCGCTCGGCGGCGGTGGAGCTGGAGGAGGCCGGGCGCGAGCTGGGGCGCTACGCCGAGGCGGTGGGTGGCGACCCGGAGCGGCTCGCGTCGGTGGAGGACCGGCACGAGCTGCTGCGGGCGCTCGCGCGCAAGCACGGCGGCACGCTGGAGGGCGCCATCGCGCGCCGCGACCAGATGCGCGGGGAGCTGGCACGGCTGCAGGGTGGCGGCGAGCGGCTCGCGGTGGTGCAGGCGGAGATCGAGCAGCGCGGCCGCGAGGCGGCGCGCCTCGCCGCGGCGCTCTCCCGGGCGCGTGCGGAGGCGGCCCAGGCGTTCGCGGAGGCGGTGCGGCGCGAGCTCGCCGGGCTCGCCATGGGGCGCTGCCGGCTCGAGGTGGCGCTGCTGCCGCCCGAGGCCGGGGTCGAGGTGGGCGGCAAGCTGCTCGGGCCGGCCGGCGCGGAGCGCGCCGAGATCCTCATCGCTCCGAACCCGGGCGAGCCGCCGCGCGGGCTCGGCCGGATCGCCTCCGGCGGCGAGCTCTCGCGCCTGCTCCTCGCGGTGAAGCGCACCATCTCGCGCCGCGATCCGGTGGCGACGTACGTCTTCGACGAGGTGGACGCCGGCATCGGCGGCGCGGTGGCCGAGGCCATGGGCCGCGTGCTCTCCGACGTCTCGAAGGGCCGGCAGGTGATCTGCATCACGCACCTGCCGCAGGTGGCCGCGTTCGCCGATCGGCACCATCGCGTCGAGAAGCGCGTCGCGGGCGGGCGGACGCACACCGGCGTCGAGCTGCTCGGCGACGACGCGGGGCGGCGCCAGGAGGTCGCCCGCATGATGGCGGGCGTGACCGTGACCGCCTCGGCGCTCGAGCACGCGGCCGCCCTCATGGCGGCCGCACGCCAGCCCGCCGCGCCGCCGGTGGCCGCCGAGCGCGGGCGGCGCGCGGTGCCCGCCCGGGCCGCGGCGCGACGGGTGGCGCGGGCCGGCTGA